A part of Amycolatopsis lurida genomic DNA contains:
- a CDS encoding QueT transporter family protein: MTDDFYRRVNGVREPDPTLGKSRKPAVPEGAAVEPVPGAPSGPKHEQAKPEHHAKPKRQRVILADPRQATSTLRARVELEEQTSWGKLLVRDLVKIQLRTASLLALLVMVTLCSLPVLFYLIPSFGRVTVVGIPVPWLILGVAPFPFLFGIGLWYNRLAERHERDFVDMIEN; the protein is encoded by the coding sequence GTGACCGACGACTTCTACCGCCGCGTCAACGGCGTCCGCGAACCGGACCCGACACTCGGCAAGAGCAGGAAACCGGCGGTACCCGAGGGCGCCGCCGTCGAACCCGTTCCCGGCGCGCCCTCCGGTCCGAAACACGAGCAGGCCAAACCCGAACATCACGCGAAACCCAAGCGGCAGCGGGTGATCCTCGCCGATCCGCGGCAGGCCACCAGCACCCTGCGGGCGAGGGTCGAACTCGAAGAACAGACCAGCTGGGGAAAGCTCCTCGTCCGGGATCTGGTGAAGATCCAGCTGCGGACGGCTTCCCTGCTGGCGCTGCTGGTGATGGTCACGCTGTGTTCGCTTCCGGTGCTCTTCTATCTGATCCCGTCCTTCGGCCGGGTGACCGTCGTGGGCATCCCGGTGCCCTGGCTGATCCTCGGCGTGGCGCCTTTCCCGTTCCTGTTCGGCATCGGACTCTGGTACAACCGGCTCGCCGAACGGCACGAACGCGACTTCGTCGACATGATCGAAAACTGA
- a CDS encoding LytR/AlgR family response regulator transcription factor, whose amino-acid sequence MRLTVSAHDDTRKLIVLAVDDEPKGLDELVHCLRNSPHVALVYPAIDASEALRLLSADDPRLADRKARGLPIVDAVFADIDMPGLSGMEMSRVFAALRPSPALVFVTGHAEEAVNAFDLGALDYVLKPYQQDRLDRAVTRVMDKLAANAAPKYGQEGGLGPVKNDDEVIPVELAGTTKLIPRSSVRWVEAQGDYARLFTTDGSHLVRIPLAQLEERWEKAGFVRIHRSFLVSLPLITELRMGQGGYQVVIGNEEKVLPVSRRHTRALKDRLVGANRST is encoded by the coding sequence ATGCGTCTCACTGTGAGTGCTCACGATGACACCCGGAAGCTCATCGTCCTGGCGGTGGACGATGAGCCCAAAGGGCTAGACGAACTCGTCCACTGTCTCCGCAACAGCCCGCACGTCGCCCTGGTCTATCCGGCGATCGACGCTTCGGAGGCGCTGCGTCTGCTGTCCGCGGACGACCCGCGGCTGGCCGACCGCAAGGCTCGCGGGCTGCCGATCGTGGACGCGGTGTTCGCCGACATCGACATGCCCGGTCTGTCCGGCATGGAGATGTCGCGGGTGTTCGCCGCGCTGCGCCCGTCGCCGGCGCTGGTGTTCGTGACAGGGCACGCGGAAGAGGCCGTCAACGCCTTCGACCTCGGCGCGCTCGACTACGTGCTCAAGCCGTACCAGCAGGATCGTCTCGATCGCGCCGTCACGCGCGTGATGGACAAACTCGCCGCCAACGCCGCGCCGAAGTACGGCCAGGAAGGCGGACTGGGACCGGTCAAGAACGACGACGAGGTCATCCCCGTCGAGCTCGCGGGCACCACGAAGCTCATCCCGCGGTCTTCGGTCCGTTGGGTCGAAGCGCAGGGCGACTACGCCCGGTTGTTCACCACCGACGGCAGCCACCTGGTCCGCATCCCGCTCGCCCAGCTCGAAGAACGCTGGGAGAAGGCGGGTTTCGTCCGCATCCACCGGTCGTTCCTGGTCTCGCTGCCGCTGATCACCGAACTGCGCATGGGGCAGGGCGGCTATCAGGTCGTGATCGGTAACGAGGAGAAGGTGCTGCCGGTGAGCCGCCGCCACACGCGCGCCCTCAAGGACAGGCTGGTCGGCGCCAACCGGTCGACGTGA
- a CDS encoding glycoside hydrolase family 16 protein, whose amino-acid sequence MSVTSPRTSRWKIALAATAGAALITVPLTLPASAAVPPPPSGWTTVFTDDFTGAAGSLPSSANWIIDTGHGYPGGPGNWGTGEIQNYTANPANLAQDGSGNLRITPLRDGAGNWTSARIETQRTNFKPPAGGALRIEGRIQMPNVTGAAALGYWPAFWALGSPYRGNYWNWPAVGEFDIMENVNGINTVWGVLHCGVNPGGPCNETTGLVGSRTCPGASCQSAFHTYTFEWDTSVSPHVFRWLVDGQQFHSVSQNQVDATTWADMTNHAGYFVLLNVAIGGAFPNNNSGTTTPGPGIVPGHPMLVDYVTVLTRGGGSTSTTPTTTTGSPGGGSAYGTIQAESYGQAAGIAKQATSDSGGGQNIGPAGNGDWALYPGIDFGTRTGRQFQARVASGAAGGVSGLVEVRLDSRSNPPVGSFAVANTGGWQSWRTIPANISGVTGKHDVYLTFTSGQPADFVSVNWFTFTP is encoded by the coding sequence ATGTCCGTTACTTCTCCCCGAACGAGCCGCTGGAAGATCGCGCTCGCCGCCACCGCCGGCGCGGCTCTGATCACCGTCCCCCTCACCCTGCCGGCCTCGGCGGCCGTCCCGCCCCCGCCGTCCGGCTGGACCACCGTGTTCACCGACGACTTCACCGGCGCCGCGGGCTCGCTCCCGTCGAGCGCGAACTGGATCATCGACACCGGCCACGGCTACCCCGGCGGCCCGGGCAACTGGGGCACCGGCGAGATCCAGAACTACACCGCGAACCCCGCGAACCTCGCCCAGGACGGCTCCGGGAACCTGCGGATCACGCCGCTGCGTGACGGTGCGGGCAACTGGACCTCGGCCCGGATCGAAACGCAGCGCACGAACTTCAAACCGCCCGCCGGGGGCGCGCTGCGGATCGAAGGCCGCATCCAGATGCCGAACGTCACCGGCGCCGCGGCGCTCGGCTACTGGCCCGCGTTCTGGGCGCTGGGCTCGCCGTATCGCGGCAACTACTGGAACTGGCCCGCCGTCGGCGAGTTCGACATCATGGAGAACGTCAACGGGATCAACACGGTCTGGGGTGTGCTGCACTGCGGCGTCAACCCCGGCGGCCCGTGCAACGAGACGACCGGCCTCGTCGGCAGCCGCACCTGCCCGGGCGCGAGCTGTCAGAGCGCGTTCCACACCTACACCTTCGAATGGGACACCAGCGTCAGCCCCCACGTGTTCCGCTGGCTGGTGGACGGCCAGCAGTTCCATTCCGTCAGCCAGAACCAGGTCGACGCCACGACGTGGGCCGACATGACGAACCACGCGGGCTACTTCGTCCTGCTGAACGTCGCCATCGGCGGCGCGTTCCCGAACAACAACTCCGGCACCACCACGCCGGGGCCGGGAATCGTGCCGGGACACCCGATGCTCGTCGACTACGTCACCGTCCTGACCCGCGGCGGAGGCTCGACATCCACGACGCCGACGACCACCACGGGAAGTCCCGGCGGCGGCAGCGCGTACGGCACGATCCAGGCCGAGTCGTACGGCCAGGCCGCCGGGATCGCCAAACAGGCCACCTCCGATTCCGGCGGTGGCCAGAACATCGGGCCCGCGGGAAACGGTGACTGGGCGTTGTATCCGGGCATCGACTTCGGGACGCGAACGGGCAGGCAGTTCCAGGCGCGCGTCGCGTCCGGAGCGGCGGGTGGCGTGAGCGGTCTCGTCGAAGTCCGGCTCGACAGCCGGTCCAACCCACCTGTCGGCAGCTTCGCCGTCGCGAACACCGGCGGCTGGCAGAGCTGGCGGACCATCCCGGCGAATATCAGCGGTGTCACCGGAAAACACGACGTCTACCTGACTTTCACGAGCGGCCAGCCCGCCGATTTCGTGAGCGTCAACTGGTTCACCTTCACGCCGTGA
- a CDS encoding S49 family peptidase — protein MSVADKLTSRLPMIGDRGERKDVVAVVKLHGVITPTPSPLARGSINLAAVESALTRAFGHERLKAVALQINSPGGAPTQSGLVAERIRQLADEKNVPVLAFAEDVAASGGYWLACAADEIYAHRTSMVGSIGVISGGFGFTGLLERFGIERRLHTAGANKSRLDPFSPEKPEDVEWLKKMHGQLHELFVDWVTERRGDRLSGSEDLFTGDVWLGARAVELGLVDGVGSLRQVITERYPDAEIAIAEPKKPLLARLGIGAPAAASALLDAVQSKAAWSRFGL, from the coding sequence ATGAGCGTTGCGGACAAGCTGACCTCCCGTCTCCCGATGATCGGCGATCGGGGTGAACGCAAGGACGTCGTCGCCGTGGTGAAGCTGCACGGGGTGATCACGCCGACCCCGTCGCCGCTGGCCAGGGGATCGATCAACCTCGCCGCCGTCGAATCGGCGCTGACGCGCGCGTTCGGGCACGAGCGGCTGAAGGCCGTCGCGTTGCAGATCAACTCGCCGGGCGGCGCGCCGACGCAGTCGGGCCTGGTCGCCGAGCGGATCCGCCAGCTCGCCGACGAGAAGAACGTGCCGGTCCTGGCCTTCGCCGAGGACGTCGCCGCGTCGGGCGGGTACTGGCTGGCCTGCGCCGCCGACGAGATCTACGCGCATCGGACGTCGATGGTCGGCTCCATCGGCGTGATCAGCGGCGGCTTCGGGTTCACCGGTCTCCTGGAGCGGTTCGGCATCGAGCGGCGGCTGCACACCGCGGGGGCGAACAAGTCCCGGCTCGACCCGTTCAGCCCGGAGAAGCCGGAAGACGTCGAGTGGCTGAAGAAGATGCACGGCCAGCTCCACGAACTGTTCGTCGACTGGGTCACCGAACGCCGGGGTGACCGGCTTTCCGGCTCCGAAGACCTGTTCACCGGGGACGTCTGGCTGGGCGCCCGCGCGGTCGAGCTCGGTCTCGTCGACGGCGTCGGCAGCCTCCGCCAGGTGATCACCGAGCGGTACCCGGACGCCGAGATCGCGATCGCCGAACCGAAGAAGCCACTGCTGGCGCGGCTGGGCATCGGCGCCCCCGCGGCGGCGAGCGCGCTGCTGGACGCCGTGCAGTCCAAGGCCGCCTGGAGCCGCTTCGGCCTCTGA
- a CDS encoding histidine kinase — MDAVSGLEIAQIIPWGVALLLAILVVVLLIKLRRPASIVENAVLQAVHRMSKATPDLREGLDEQVADKITSQLLEMLDCVAVGITDSEGTLLSWDGEANDHYVDLVDAIGNAIRKHRREVVAHDKMPCNHRGTCRMRTAVIVPLIVEGETEAALLVVGRTRGRLVQMADAVAQFVCTQFELARLDESKNQLQQAEIKALRAQISPHFVYNALNTISSLIRTDPEEARELLQDFADFTRYSFRTSGMFTSLAEELRNIDRYLTIENARFGGRLEVRMKIAPEVLSVVVPFLIIQPLVENAVKHGLASKPSGGCVTVIAEDYGAEALISVEDDGIGMEPAKLADLRSQHRTGAHVGLGNINQRMQQVFGRDYALMVETAPGAGMKVTLRVPKFMPGVRPNLPDFSADSTTVPPQGGPNESSGVSGSRSGVLPS, encoded by the coding sequence ATGGACGCCGTGTCCGGGCTCGAGATCGCGCAGATCATCCCTTGGGGTGTGGCGCTGCTGCTCGCGATCCTCGTCGTCGTCCTCCTGATCAAGCTGAGACGTCCCGCGAGCATCGTGGAGAACGCGGTGTTGCAGGCCGTCCACCGGATGTCGAAGGCGACACCGGATCTTCGCGAGGGGCTCGACGAGCAGGTCGCCGACAAGATCACCAGTCAGCTGCTGGAGATGCTCGACTGCGTCGCGGTCGGCATCACCGACAGCGAAGGCACGCTGCTGTCGTGGGACGGCGAGGCCAACGACCACTACGTCGACCTCGTCGACGCCATCGGCAACGCGATCCGCAAACACCGGCGCGAGGTCGTCGCGCACGACAAGATGCCGTGCAACCACCGCGGCACCTGCCGGATGCGGACCGCGGTGATCGTGCCGCTGATCGTCGAGGGCGAGACCGAGGCCGCGCTGCTGGTCGTCGGGCGCACGCGCGGGCGGCTGGTGCAGATGGCCGACGCCGTCGCGCAGTTCGTCTGCACCCAGTTCGAGCTGGCGCGCCTGGACGAATCGAAGAACCAGCTCCAGCAGGCGGAGATCAAGGCGCTGCGCGCGCAGATCTCGCCGCACTTCGTCTACAACGCGCTCAACACCATCTCGTCGCTGATCCGGACGGACCCGGAGGAAGCGCGGGAGCTGCTTCAGGACTTCGCGGACTTCACGCGCTACTCGTTCCGGACGTCGGGCATGTTCACCTCGCTCGCCGAGGAACTGCGGAACATCGACCGGTACCTGACCATCGAGAACGCCCGTTTCGGCGGGCGGCTCGAAGTGCGGATGAAGATCGCGCCCGAGGTGCTTTCGGTGGTCGTCCCGTTCTTGATCATCCAGCCGCTGGTGGAGAACGCCGTCAAACACGGCCTCGCGTCGAAGCCGTCGGGCGGCTGCGTCACGGTGATCGCCGAGGACTACGGCGCCGAAGCGCTGATCAGCGTCGAGGACGACGGCATCGGCATGGAGCCCGCCAAGCTCGCGGATCTCCGCAGCCAGCACCGCACGGGCGCGCACGTCGGACTCGGTAACATCAACCAGCGGATGCAGCAGGTGTTCGGCCGCGACTACGCGCTCATGGTCGAGACGGCGCCCGGCGCCGGCATGAAGGTGACCCTGCGGGTGCCGAAGTTCATGCCCGGCGTGCGGCCGAATCTGCCGGACTTCTCCGCCGACAGCACGACCGTCCCGCCCCAGGGCGGCCCGAACGAGTCCAGCGGGGTGAGCGGTTCGCGCAGCGGCGTGCTGCCGTCCTGA
- a CDS encoding serine hydrolase domain-containing protein — MRGSGKLAAGVLAGVLLASGTAAAAGDPVRAAVGDLVGEGGFPGAVVQVRTGEAVSRFGAGYANLATLEPAGPRHRFRIASNTKAFVATVVLQLASEGSLSLDDPVERRLPGVVRGPGYEPEKITLRMLLNHTSGVHDPMDPHFFDPYLVDGNRAHIITPSEVIRRSLADRPTFPPGSGVKYSNTGYLVLGKVIEKITRNDVREEIQRRILGPLGLGRTYFPLWSPFLRGPHLHGYDMRGEDMTVFSPSYDWTAGAMVSTVDDVAAFHRALLAGRLLAPAQQAELKRLVPNEDGGAYGAGIETLDVKCGDVTKTFWGNTGAGPGFFSVSMSTADGSKQIVLALNVYDLAADVHGGRRVPKIPMPAVMAALC, encoded by the coding sequence ATGCGCGGATCGGGGAAACTCGCGGCGGGGGTGCTGGCGGGGGTCCTGCTGGCGAGCGGGACGGCGGCCGCGGCCGGGGATCCGGTGCGCGCGGCCGTCGGCGATCTCGTCGGCGAAGGGGGATTCCCGGGAGCGGTCGTCCAGGTCCGGACCGGTGAGGCGGTCTCGCGTTTCGGCGCCGGCTACGCGAACCTGGCCACGCTTGAACCCGCGGGGCCGCGGCACCGGTTCCGGATCGCCAGCAACACCAAGGCGTTCGTCGCCACGGTGGTGCTGCAACTGGCGAGCGAAGGCTCGCTTTCGCTCGACGATCCAGTGGAGCGGAGGCTGCCCGGTGTCGTACGCGGACCGGGCTACGAGCCGGAGAAGATCACGCTGCGCATGCTGCTGAACCACACCTCGGGCGTGCACGACCCAATGGATCCGCATTTCTTCGACCCGTACCTCGTCGACGGGAACCGAGCGCACATCATCACGCCGTCGGAGGTGATCCGGCGGTCGCTCGCCGACCGGCCCACGTTCCCGCCGGGCAGCGGCGTGAAGTACTCGAACACCGGATATCTGGTGCTGGGCAAGGTGATCGAGAAGATCACCCGCAACGACGTCCGCGAGGAGATCCAGCGGCGGATCCTCGGTCCGCTCGGCCTCGGACGGACGTATTTCCCGCTGTGGTCGCCATTCCTGCGCGGCCCGCATCTGCACGGGTACGACATGCGCGGTGAGGACATGACGGTGTTCAGCCCGTCGTACGACTGGACCGCGGGCGCGATGGTGTCGACCGTCGACGATGTCGCGGCATTCCACCGCGCGTTGCTGGCGGGACGGCTCTTGGCACCCGCGCAGCAAGCCGAACTCAAGCGGCTCGTGCCGAACGAGGACGGCGGCGCCTACGGGGCGGGGATCGAGACGCTCGACGTGAAATGCGGGGACGTCACGAAGACGTTCTGGGGCAACACCGGTGCCGGGCCGGGATTCTTCAGCGTCTCGATGAGCACCGCGGACGGCTCGAAACAGATCGTGCTGGCGCTGAACGTGTACGACCTCGCCGCGGACGTGCACGGCGGGCGGCGGGTGCCGAAGATCCCGATGCCCGCGGTGATGGCCGCCCTGTGCTGA
- a CDS encoding Fpg/Nei family DNA glycosylase, whose product MPELPEVEALAHHLREHAVGKTVFRVDVASLSVLKTATPPWTELHGREVTGAGRFGKHLDLVAGDLHLVVHLARAGWLRWSDALAPAPLKPGKGPISLRVHLDAAAGPGFDLTEAGTKKGLAVWIVRDPEKEVASIARLGPDALSLDRTGLEKLFAGRTERLKTALTDQSLIAGIGNAYSDEIMHRAKLSPYATTGKLSEGALDGLFEAISEVLTSAVTRSVGQSAARLKGEKRSGLQVHARTGLPCPVCGDTIREISFADKSFQYCPTCQTGGKPLADRRMSRLLK is encoded by the coding sequence ATGCCCGAGTTACCCGAGGTCGAAGCGCTCGCTCACCACCTGCGTGAACACGCGGTGGGCAAGACGGTCTTCCGTGTCGACGTGGCGTCTCTCAGCGTGCTGAAGACGGCGACCCCGCCGTGGACGGAGCTGCACGGCCGCGAGGTCACCGGTGCCGGCCGGTTCGGCAAGCACCTCGATCTCGTCGCCGGTGATCTCCACCTGGTCGTCCATCTGGCGCGGGCGGGCTGGCTGCGCTGGTCCGACGCGTTGGCGCCCGCACCGCTCAAACCGGGCAAGGGACCGATCTCGCTGCGCGTCCACCTCGACGCCGCCGCCGGCCCGGGCTTCGATCTCACGGAGGCCGGGACCAAGAAGGGGCTGGCGGTCTGGATCGTGCGTGATCCGGAGAAGGAGGTCGCGAGTATCGCGCGCCTCGGGCCGGACGCGCTTTCGCTGGACCGCACGGGGCTCGAGAAGCTGTTCGCCGGGCGCACCGAACGGCTGAAGACGGCGCTCACCGATCAGTCGCTGATCGCCGGGATCGGCAACGCCTACTCCGACGAGATCATGCACAGGGCGAAGCTTTCTCCTTACGCCACCACCGGAAAGCTGTCCGAAGGCGCGCTCGACGGACTCTTCGAAGCCATCAGCGAAGTGCTGACCAGCGCGGTGACGCGCTCTGTCGGCCAGTCCGCGGCACGGCTCAAAGGGGAGAAGCGGTCCGGGCTGCAGGTGCACGCCAGGACCGGACTTCCGTGCCCGGTCTGCGGCGACACGATCCGCGAGATCTCGTTCGCGGACAAGTCCTTCCAGTACTGCCCGACCTGCCAGACCGGTGGGAAACCCTTGGCGGACCGGCGGATGTCGCGCCTGCTCAAGTGA
- a CDS encoding sigma-70 family RNA polymerase sigma factor, whose translation MTEQGTVPLQAASESDEQALLQRLRDGEDAAFGELFELHAAAVRRLARSLASDRSEAEDITAETFFRVLQALRRGAGPRDYVRAYLLTVARRVSWEWHGARRDVPVSDDELTFRAGAGADTHARTAEHSLITTAFTSLPERWRSVLWQTEVEGEQPSMVAPHFGLSANATAALARRARQGLRAAYLQAHLSVNRGPDSCRAVVEKLGGFTAGSVTGAEARRIKSHLIGCQSCRATHDELRDVCSSLRAHAGVVALLVPAAAGAHTSGALSGLAASVKALLLGSKVKVGLAVASTAAAGAVGIVAGPAVFGTDVTHTVGLSGGGQPELALLPAQVAPPVQGGPVELPPQRIAEDRMHGKGDRPAVTGRGPGAELGVSDMPSLPGAGTAGKDLGGGDGRADGAAGADKGVLPPDERNPAQETAPRNEVPEPETGTNQTTTKRDDIPPGESLSPTSTTTPRDETEPSNTPESTTDPEGSTSPETSTPGGETGTPSGDLSEDEPSPVEPTSHYPEPGVDYPTCP comes from the coding sequence ATGACCGAGCAGGGCACGGTGCCGCTTCAGGCGGCCTCGGAATCCGACGAGCAGGCATTGCTCCAGCGTCTCCGCGATGGGGAGGACGCCGCCTTCGGGGAGCTTTTCGAGCTTCACGCCGCCGCGGTGCGGCGGCTGGCCCGCAGTCTGGCCTCCGACCGATCGGAGGCCGAGGACATCACGGCCGAGACCTTCTTCCGGGTGCTTCAGGCGTTGCGCCGGGGTGCCGGGCCGCGGGACTACGTCCGGGCGTATCTGCTGACGGTGGCTCGCCGGGTCTCGTGGGAGTGGCACGGCGCGCGTCGTGACGTGCCGGTGAGCGACGACGAGCTGACCTTCCGGGCCGGGGCGGGGGCGGACACGCACGCCCGCACGGCCGAACATTCGCTGATCACGACGGCGTTCACGAGCCTGCCGGAGCGGTGGCGTTCGGTGCTGTGGCAGACCGAGGTCGAAGGCGAGCAGCCGTCGATGGTCGCGCCGCATTTCGGGTTGAGCGCGAACGCGACGGCGGCGCTGGCCAGGCGGGCACGGCAGGGGCTGCGGGCGGCGTACCTCCAAGCGCATCTTTCGGTGAACCGCGGGCCGGATTCGTGCCGGGCCGTGGTGGAGAAGCTGGGCGGGTTCACCGCGGGCAGTGTCACCGGCGCCGAGGCCCGCCGGATCAAGAGCCACCTGATCGGGTGCCAGTCCTGCCGGGCGACGCACGACGAGCTGCGTGACGTCTGTTCTTCGCTGCGCGCGCACGCGGGTGTCGTCGCCTTGCTGGTGCCGGCGGCCGCCGGTGCCCACACGAGCGGGGCGTTGTCCGGGCTCGCCGCGTCGGTCAAGGCGCTTCTGCTCGGATCGAAGGTGAAGGTCGGCTTGGCGGTGGCGTCGACGGCCGCCGCGGGCGCGGTCGGGATCGTCGCCGGTCCGGCCGTGTTCGGCACCGACGTGACGCATACCGTCGGCCTGTCCGGGGGCGGCCAGCCGGAGCTGGCGTTGCTGCCGGCGCAGGTCGCGCCGCCCGTACAGGGCGGGCCGGTGGAGCTGCCGCCGCAGCGGATCGCCGAGGACCGGATGCACGGCAAGGGCGATCGGCCCGCCGTGACCGGGCGCGGCCCCGGCGCGGAACTCGGGGTGTCGGACATGCCGAGCCTGCCGGGTGCCGGCACGGCGGGGAAGGATCTCGGCGGCGGTGACGGTCGTGCTGACGGTGCTGCCGGCGCCGACAAGGGCGTGCTGCCACCGGACGAGCGGAACCCGGCGCAGGAGACCGCGCCGCGGAACGAGGTCCCGGAACCGGAAACGGGCACCAACCAGACCACCACGAAACGGGACGACATCCCTCCGGGGGAGTCGCTGAGCCCGACGTCCACGACGACTCCCCGGGACGAGACGGAGCCGTCGAACACGCCGGAGTCGACGACTGACCCGGAAGGGTCCACTTCGCCGGAGACGAGCACGCCCGGCGGCGAGACCGGGACACCGTCCGGCGACCTTTCGGAAGACGAGCCGAGCCCGGTCGAACCGACTTCCCACTATCCGGAACCGGGTGTCGACTACCCGACGTGCCCATAA
- a CDS encoding YiaA/YiaB family inner membrane protein translates to MTKTSAAPPTTVAFFVQAALSFGLALIAVVIGIWYLPVDGWVRGFLALGMLFLTTSAFTLAKCIRDRQDENTVVSRVDQARVDKLLAEHDPFKTPAL, encoded by the coding sequence ATGACGAAAACCTCCGCAGCGCCTCCCACCACCGTCGCGTTCTTCGTCCAGGCCGCCCTGTCCTTCGGGCTGGCGCTGATCGCGGTCGTCATCGGCATCTGGTACCTGCCGGTCGACGGCTGGGTCCGCGGCTTCCTCGCCCTCGGCATGCTGTTCTTGACGACCTCGGCGTTCACCCTCGCCAAGTGCATTCGTGACCGGCAGGACGAGAACACCGTCGTCAGCAGGGTCGACCAGGCACGCGTCGACAAACTCCTCGCCGAGCACGACCCCTTCAAAACGCCTGCGCTCTGA
- a CDS encoding immunity 7 family protein codes for MFEYHGWVTIQASPSGDDDAALLERIVERVHRAVRDFGDADLLDLRWASGVPVLHLGGMDKHGTAIAPELVDLFTRVGDLAPGSYGLLHVWDDQDPDHDNEFKVYRMARGLVTERGDDHLSPVAPTVMDGYEI; via the coding sequence GTGTTCGAATACCACGGGTGGGTGACCATCCAAGCGAGCCCTTCCGGTGACGACGACGCCGCGCTTCTGGAGCGCATCGTCGAGCGGGTGCACCGAGCCGTCCGCGACTTCGGCGACGCCGACCTGCTCGACCTTCGCTGGGCCTCCGGGGTGCCGGTGCTGCACCTGGGCGGCATGGACAAGCACGGCACGGCGATCGCGCCCGAGCTGGTGGACCTGTTCACCCGCGTGGGCGATCTCGCGCCCGGTTCCTACGGTCTCCTCCATGTCTGGGACGACCAGGATCCCGACCACGACAACGAGTTCAAGGTGTACCGGATGGCCCGTGGCCTGGTCACCGAACGCGGCGACGACCACCTGTCGCCGGTCGCGCCGACCGTGATGGACGGCTACGAGATCTGA
- a CDS encoding DUF2716 domain-containing protein: MNNAWEAISRVADEPAWYWVYDKLAFWPSTYAHAWPGFREPAPSVAWDLAPRGLDRASPEFRLGPYAVEQNDVARVALAALKDCVAEDEWVWVLHWQHQSYRFYPHRHAALDPWPVSVFPRTDYHMFLANDFRFGTLGHPWERTLCVYGEKLVPAFEKHGERVFKNVLRRDGAPAVLAGGPA, translated from the coding sequence GTGAACAACGCTTGGGAAGCCATCTCCAGGGTCGCAGATGAGCCCGCCTGGTACTGGGTCTACGACAAGCTCGCGTTCTGGCCGAGCACCTACGCGCACGCCTGGCCCGGTTTCCGTGAACCCGCACCGTCAGTCGCGTGGGATCTCGCCCCAAGGGGTCTCGACCGGGCGTCACCGGAATTCCGGCTCGGCCCGTACGCCGTAGAGCAGAACGACGTCGCCCGTGTCGCGCTCGCGGCGTTGAAGGACTGCGTCGCCGAGGACGAGTGGGTCTGGGTCCTGCACTGGCAGCACCAGTCGTATCGCTTCTACCCGCATCGGCACGCCGCGCTCGACCCGTGGCCGGTCTCGGTGTTCCCGCGGACCGACTACCACATGTTCCTGGCGAACGACTTCCGCTTCGGCACGCTCGGGCACCCGTGGGAACGGACATTGTGCGTATACGGCGAGAAGCTCGTGCCCGCTTTCGAGAAGCACGGCGAACGGGTTTTCAAGAACGTGCTGCGCCGTGACGGGGCGCCGGCCGTGCTGGCGGGCGGACCTGCCTAA